The Geobacillus genomosp. 3 genome segment TCCCAGTCGATGACAACGCCATACTCACCGTTGACGGAAACCGCAGTCGCATACGGATCGACCGCTTCGCGCCATACGCGGTTAATGCAGGCCACATACGCGTAATGCGCCCGTTCCCAGTCGCCGGGGACGGCGGCCGACCAGACGCCGCGCTCCCCGCGCTCAAGCGGCACATAGCGGGCAGCGCCGCCATCCGGGGGGATCAACTTGACGTTAACCGCGGTAGCCGTCGGCGCCCAGACGCGGAATATCGTTTGTTCCTTCGCATAGTCGGCCCCCAGCTTCCCTTCGTAAAAAAACTGATCATCAAACGCCGCCGTCCGCACGACAGCCCCGATTTGCACATCGGTCATCTCCCCTGAACAGGCGCGAACCCAATACGTCGCCCCAAATTCGAACGCGGATGCAAACCAGCATACGTATTTTACCGTCTCCCCCAAATCCTCGGTCCGCCGCACGGAAAGCGGAATCTCCTCTCCGCCTGGCGCCACCATCGTAAATGGCGCCATCCCGTCAACGCCGCGTGACTTCGGCACAAGCACTGTAAGTTGATCCATCTCGTCCAAATAGGCGACAAACGTTCGGCTAATGTGAAGCATGTTGGCTCACCCCCCTTTTTGGCCTCCCGTTATTACTATCATACGCAAAAGAAAAAGGGCGGTGCCAAAAAATCGGCCGGTTCGCCCCATCGATGCACAGATGCTTCTATTGTTGCCGTTCTTCGCCGCCGCTATTCCCATCAAGGCGGCGGCCGTAAAAACTGGCGCAATGGCCGAGCAGCGCCTGCGCCGCCTTCAGCTGCCCGTGCCGAAGCGGGAGGGCCGAGCGGCGCAGGCGGGAAAACCATTGTTCATAATTTCGTTTATCAATATAATGAACAAAAGGAAACAGGTGGCCGTGGTCAATGTAGCCGTAGCGGTTTAACAGCACGAGATGGATCGGCCAGTCGATCCCCTGTTTTTGGAAAACGTCAGAAAGGACTTGCTCTGTCCGCCGCAGCGACACGACCGGGTTCACCCGCTTTGTTTCTTCCGTTCCGGCCCGCTCCGTCCAAAATCGGCCCGCGGACGCGATCACCACATTGTTCCGCTTCCCCTCGACAAAGGCGATGCACCAGGCGGCCGTCGGCGTCAGTATGACCGTCTCGAGCTCGACGAGCGCCTTACCGGCTACCGCGACCGGTTGGTAAAAGCATAAATACGTATCCGGAAACCGCTGCAAAAAATATTTCAACGTCTCATCGCCATACAGCGCGTCATCGAGCAAAGAAGCGTACGTCACCGTCGAACTCGCCCATTTCAGCTGCAGCTGAAACAGTTCATCGAGAAACTGCCGTTTCAGCTCCTCGACCGTTGCCGCCCGGACGGTCGGCCCCGCCGCCGGCTCCTCCTCGTCCGCCGGCGCCGGACCGCGGCGCCACCGCTTTGTGAGCCGCTCCCACCATGACGGCTTGTCAAGCAAAAAATCCCATGTTTCTTCCGGTTCCCGCTGCGCGCCGGCGGCGTCCCGCTCCGCTTCCCAACGCGCTTTCGCCTGCTCCCACTGCCATTGTTTCAGCCGGATAAATTCCGGCACATAATGATACACGTCCGTTTCATAGCGGGAAATGTAATCCCGCAGCTTTAAAAGCTGCCCCATGCCTTCACCCGCTCTGGCCGGCTCGGGCGCCAAGCAGCGGGAACGAGGCGATCGCTTCGTATTTCGGTGTCTGCTCCATATTCGTCCGGTACAGCACAATTTCCGGCACCGAAAACACCGCCGAAGCGGCCGGGAGCGAGCGGAGCGCCTCCGGCTGCAACGGCGCGGCGCCCCGCCATTTGCGGGCGATCGTAATGTGCGGGGCAAACGGCCGCCGGTCAAGGGAAAAGCCGAGCCGCAGGCACGCCTCGTACACATCGCGGCGCAGCGCGTCGAGCGTTTTCTCGGCCTTCACCCCTTGCCAAAAAATGCGCGGCGCTGTGCGTTCCCCGAACGTCCCGAGCCCCGCAAGCGCAAGGGAAAACGGCGCATAGCGAGAAGCGGCCGCCGACACCGCTTCCCATAGCGGGCCCATTTTCTCCGGCGGCACATCCCCCAAAAACACAAGGGTAATATGGTAGTCTTGCTCATGCACCCATGTACGGAACGGAAGCGATGGCGCTGCATCCGCCGCAAAACGGGCAATGGCGTGTTTGGCCTCCGCTGTCAGCGGAACGGCAATAAAATAATGGTTTCGTTTCATCCTCTTTCACCTGCCGATTGATCGTCTCGGTCTAGTTTGGCAAGCCAAAGCAGCACGAATACGCCGGCGAGCGTGCAAGCGCCAAAAAACGAATAAACCGCGCCAATGTGCCAACGCTCAAGCAAATACCCGCCCAACAGTGTGCAAAACCAAGCGCCAAGGCCGTTGCCGACCGCCGAGTAAAGAGCGACCGCCGTCACCTCCACCCGCTCCGGCGCCAGGCGGCGCGCATACTGGAGCGCGGTCGGAATCGACAACCCGACGGAACATCCTTGCACAATCGTTGTCATATACACAAACCAAAGCGGCGGATCAACGGCATATGACAGCCAGCGGGCCGCCGACAGAAGCGCGGCCAGGATGAGCAGGCGCGCCATGCCGAAGCGGCGGATGAGCCGGTCCGCCGCTTTCATAAACGGCGCCTCGCTTCCGGCCGCAAGCAAAAACGCGAAGCCGATGCCGGTCAGCGTGCCGCCAAGTTCATGAATCAACAGTCCGAAATACGAGTTGTTGGCCAAAATCGGACCGAACAATAAAAACGTTGCCACAAGCAGCAGCCGGAACGGGCGGATCGAAAGCAGCCCGCCGATGTCACGCCGCGTCAGCCGCCCCGTCGGCGCCGCCATCCGGTAGCGCGGCAGGTGGGCGGTCAATGCGGCCGCGGCCAGCAGCGTCAGCGAAAACGCATAAAAAATCGCCGCAAACCCGGTCTGTTCGGACAGCCACCCGACAACAAACACCGCCACCGCAAAGCCGAGCGATCCCCACAGCCGAATCGCTCCGTAGTTTCCGCCTTGCTCGTACACATGGCGAAGGGCAAGGCTGTCCGAGAGTGGAACGATGGCGCTCTGAACCGTCGCAAGCAGCACCGTCAACACGACAAACGCTTCATAGCTGCCAACGAACGAATATACAAGCCCGAACAACGCCGCCAAGACGAGCGCGATCAGTAACATCCCAACCGGTTTGCGCGTATAGTCGGTCGCCATGCCCCAAAGCGGCTGGGCGGCCATCGTCACAATGGGGGGAATCGACATAATCCAGCCGATCGCCGCCCCCGGGAGGCGCGCCTCTTCCTGCAAATAGACGGACAAAAGCGGAAAAAGGGCGCCAAAAGCAAAAAAGATGAGAAAATAAAAGAGCGGAAACACCGTTTTTCGCGCCGCCCCCCGTTTTAACGCCGCTTCCATCCTGTTCTCCCCTTTCATCGAAAAAACGCCCGCCCTGCGGCCGTGTTCCGGCCGGCGGGCAGCCGTTTAGTTCGCCAGCTCATACATCGCCTGGGCGTAAATGGCGGTTGCCTTCACCAAATCATCGATTTCGATATATTCATCTTTTTGATGGGCGACATCCGGCCGGCCCGGAAACAACGCCCCAAACGCCACGCCGGCTGTCAGGGCGCGGGCGTACGTGCCGCCGCCGATCGCCAACAGCCGGGCCGGCTCGCCGGTTTGTTGTTCATACACGCGCTGGAGCGTGCGGATCAGCTCATGGCCGGGATCGACGTAATGCGGCTTCGTGTCGGCAAAACGGCCGAGGGAAAAGCCGTGCCGGGCGGCCGTCTCGGCGAGCGTCCGGCGGATCGCGCCGCCGTCGGCTGTCACCGGATAGCGGATGTTCAACCCGATCGTTCCGCCATGCCCGCGGTCGTACGACAATACGCCGACATTCACCGTCAACTCACCGCTTTGCGCATCCCGGTACGCCAGGCCGAGCTTCCGGCCGCAGGTGTCGCCGGAAAAGGCGGACGCCACAAACCGGACAAACGGCAAGCTTTGGCCATCGAGCGGCCAAGACGCCAAAAAGTCCGCCAAATACACGCCGGCGTTTTGGCCGCGCTCCGGTTCGGCGCCATGGGCGGACACTCCTTCGAGCGTAAGCGTCACCGCTTCGCCGCTATGGCGAATGTGCCCGCTTAATCCGTGTTCCCGACAAAACCGCTTATAACGGCTCGACCATTCCTCCGGCCCGGCCCCTTCGACGACGGCTTCGGCCGCATCAGGCACCATATTGTAGCGGCGGCCGGCTTGAAACGAGACAAGGGTGAGCGCCCCCGCCCCTTGTGGCCCAGCCGGACGGTACAGCAAATCGGTGTCGATGATTCCCTTTTCCGCATAAATAATCGGAAAATCGGCATCCGGGACAAATCCGACATCCGGCATTTCCTCATGTTGAAAATAATGGTCGACGCAGCGCCAATCGCTTTCTTCGTCGCCGCCGATGATGAGCCGCACCCGCTTGCTAAGCGGCAGCCCGAGTTCTTTCACGATCTTCATCGCATAAAACGCCGCGACGGTCGGTCCTTTGTCATCGATCGCCCCGCGCCCGTAAAGGCGGCCATCGCGCACCTCGGCGGCGAACGGCCCGACCGTCCACCCGTCCCCGGCCGGCACGACGTCAACATGGCCGAGCACACCGATGAGCTTCTCCCCTGCGCCCATTTCAATGTGCCCGGCAAACCCGTCAACATGTTTCACTTGAAACCCTTCTTCCCGGCCGCGACGCAGCATATACTCGAGCGCCTCCGCCACCTTCGGGCCAAACGGCACCCCCGGTTTCGCCCCGTCATCGTCGCGGACGCTCGGAATGCGGACAAGCGCTTGCACATCGCGGATCAACTCGTCTTTCCGTTTCCGCGCCTCCTCGAGCCAATTGATGTTCACATCATTCTTCCTTTCTGTTTGATCACTCTTTGTTGCCAACGTATCACATCAAACAAAAGAAGTCAAAATGTTTCGTTCGTCACAACTTTGTTTCGTTTTCGCTACAAAAAGTTTAAATTTTTCGCGAATAAGGGCAAACGGGTAGCATTTTCCCATTCGTTTCGTGTACAATGGTAGTAAACAGATAAAGACATCTCTCATCTGCAAGCTGTCGGTTGTGCCATGCGAATGATGCTAAGATAGGGAGTGGTCTTTTGAAACCTTCAACACACCGGATGCTTACCCGCATCAAATCCGTGTATATGTACATTAGTGAAAAAGGAACGGTTACGACCCAAGAACTTGTTGATGAGTTCGGCACCACCCCAAGAACGATCCAGCGTGACTTAAACGTGCTTCTCTACAATGATCTCGTTCGCAGCCCGAGCAAGGGCAAATGGACGACCACAAACAAAAAAGTGCGTATCTCTTCTTAACCGGTGCCAACAGGGCAAAACGGATGAGAGATGGATGCGAAACGGTTTTTCCTACCAAACGGATATCCATTTACATTTCCATAAAAAAGGAACCGCCTCAGGTTCCTTTTTTTTCGTCTTCGCCCGCCCGGTATTGCTTTAGCTTCTCCACCTCTTCATCCGTCAGTTCCCGATACTCACCGACCGCTAGGTCTGGATCAAGGGCAAGCGGCCCCATCTTCACCCGTTTCAAATACACGACCCGCTTGCCGACCGCCTGAAACATTCGCTTCACTTGATGGAATTTC includes the following:
- a CDS encoding NERD domain-containing protein — its product is MGQLLKLRDYISRYETDVYHYVPEFIRLKQWQWEQAKARWEAERDAAGAQREPEETWDFLLDKPSWWERLTKRWRRGPAPADEEEPAAGPTVRAATVEELKRQFLDELFQLQLKWASSTVTYASLLDDALYGDETLKYFLQRFPDTYLCFYQPVAVAGKALVELETVILTPTAAWCIAFVEGKRNNVVIASAGRFWTERAGTEETKRVNPVVSLRRTEQVLSDVFQKQGIDWPIHLVLLNRYGYIDHGHLFPFVHYIDKRNYEQWFSRLRRSALPLRHGQLKAAQALLGHCASFYGRRLDGNSGGEERQQ
- the thpR gene encoding RNA 2',3'-cyclic phosphodiesterase, with amino-acid sequence MKRNHYFIAVPLTAEAKHAIARFAADAAPSLPFRTWVHEQDYHITLVFLGDVPPEKMGPLWEAVSAAASRYAPFSLALAGLGTFGERTAPRIFWQGVKAEKTLDALRRDVYEACLRLGFSLDRRPFAPHITIARKWRGAAPLQPEALRSLPAASAVFSVPEIVLYRTNMEQTPKYEAIASFPLLGARAGQSG
- the malA gene encoding maltose permease; this encodes MEAALKRGAARKTVFPLFYFLIFFAFGALFPLLSVYLQEEARLPGAAIGWIMSIPPIVTMAAQPLWGMATDYTRKPVGMLLIALVLAALFGLVYSFVGSYEAFVVLTVLLATVQSAIVPLSDSLALRHVYEQGGNYGAIRLWGSLGFAVAVFVVGWLSEQTGFAAIFYAFSLTLLAAAALTAHLPRYRMAAPTGRLTRRDIGGLLSIRPFRLLLVATFLLFGPILANNSYFGLLIHELGGTLTGIGFAFLLAAGSEAPFMKAADRLIRRFGMARLLILAALLSAARWLSYAVDPPLWFVYMTTIVQGCSVGLSIPTALQYARRLAPERVEVTAVALYSAVGNGLGAWFCTLLGGYLLERWHIGAVYSFFGACTLAGVFVLLWLAKLDRDDQSAGERG
- the pepV gene encoding dipeptidase PepV, producing the protein MNINWLEEARKRKDELIRDVQALVRIPSVRDDDGAKPGVPFGPKVAEALEYMLRRGREEGFQVKHVDGFAGHIEMGAGEKLIGVLGHVDVVPAGDGWTVGPFAAEVRDGRLYGRGAIDDKGPTVAAFYAMKIVKELGLPLSKRVRLIIGGDEESDWRCVDHYFQHEEMPDVGFVPDADFPIIYAEKGIIDTDLLYRPAGPQGAGALTLVSFQAGRRYNMVPDAAEAVVEGAGPEEWSSRYKRFCREHGLSGHIRHSGEAVTLTLEGVSAHGAEPERGQNAGVYLADFLASWPLDGQSLPFVRFVASAFSGDTCGRKLGLAYRDAQSGELTVNVGVLSYDRGHGGTIGLNIRYPVTADGGAIRRTLAETAARHGFSLGRFADTKPHYVDPGHELIRTLQRVYEQQTGEPARLLAIGGGTYARALTAGVAFGALFPGRPDVAHQKDEYIEIDDLVKATAIYAQAMYELAN
- a CDS encoding DeoR family transcriptional regulator: MKPSTHRMLTRIKSVYMYISEKGTVTTQELVDEFGTTPRTIQRDLNVLLYNDLVRSPSKGKWTTTNKKVRISS